AACCTTCTTTGTAGAGTTCGGAACGATTTGCTGGAAAACTTCCATTTTCCCCAAATACTAAGCAAAGTAGTGTCAACAACAATGGGTTAGTTGCTAGTTCTTGAATCGGTATATTCTCATTTAGTTTTTGAATGAAGCTTTCACCTTTAACTGGATCTGTTAACCTAAACCAATTTTGGGCAAAGATTGCGATTTGGTCTTTGTTAAAATCTGCTACTTCCACTTCGGTGAACTTTTCAAAGGTATATTCTTTGGCAGCTATACGACAGGTGATGACAAACTGATTAGTATGAAACTGATCGGAAATATCTCTTATTTGCAGTAAGACATGCTTAGTATCTTCTTCACGGACTTCATCCAAGCCATCCAATAAAACCAATAGCTTACCCTGTCTCAAAAGCTTGTCTGCTTTAACGCTGGCATTCTGTACTCCACAAACCGTCAATTTTTGGGCAATATACTCCAATAAATCTGGCTGTTTGGGCGCTTCTGCAAAATCCTTAAGCGCGATAAATAAGGGAACTCGATTTGTCAAATACTCCCCCTCAATATATTGCATCGCCAAATACTTCAAAAATGTACTCTTCCCTGCGCCTGGTTTCCCTAACACCATCAGTTTGTGATGGCGTTGCACTGCTTCTAGTCCGGACACTCGTTCCTCTTTGATCCTGTTAAGACCGAACCGTTCAAAGTCATCTGGGTCAGAGTTATGCAACAGTTCAGAAATATCTAATCGCCTACGTCCGGTGATTTTCTCCAGAATGTTGACGTTGGTATAGATACCCCGTTCACCCGTTAACTCTATTGGCTGGGGCATATCTAGCACCCGCATGGTTCCACACTTTTCTTTAATGCTGGGTTTCACCTGTTCGCGGATTTCTTGAACTAAAGCATCAATATCGTCCTCTGCAACTTCAGCAGTTGAGCTACCAGAAAGTTTCTGATGCGAATATCGCTTTTCGAGATACTCCCGCAAACGGGTTTCCTTCACAGGCCCGCTACCATTGATGCTGAACTTCTTGTAAATACCCGTCAAGCAACTACTGAGATTGCTATCGGAGATATTGAGCGCTTGCGTAACTTGCACTCGACTCTTGCCATTACCAAATATTTCCACAAAAACTGTCTTTTCTCTATTTGACAATTCGCTGTATTGCTCTAGTTGTGTCAGAAAGCTTTTTGGTAACGACATATACCTAAGATTAAATCGCTTTAAATTTCAGTTTAGCTTGCATTTCCAACGATTTATGGCAAATCATGATATGTCAAGGTAAGTCAATCTAAGTCACTGTAAGTCAAATAAATAACTACAAAATAAAATTGTGACATTGAACTCAGTCAATTAACTGAAGTCATCGCAATGCTCGAAACACTAATTCCCCTAGTTATCAACAAGTCTGTAGAAATTATTCTGGGGCTACTACTGGAAAAATTCTGGGCTTGGGTTTTGAAGGATAATAACTACCAACGCCTGAACCAATTTTTGAAAATCCAGATTCTCACACTCTATCTTGATTGGGTTTTGCTCAAAACGCCTATAAAATATCTACCTGAGTCCGCACCAGAAAATAATTGAGAAATTAGTAGTTAGTATCAAATAGAGAGGACATGACACAGGATAAAGTCTTAACTTTAGTGGATACGTTAAATCTGTGTCTATGGTCTACTCTCTAGGCTAGGAGGGCTACAGCCTTGGTGTATTTGCTTAATAAAATTAATGCCAGTTGCTTACAATATATCAACTTGCTACTAATTTAGTTTTAAAACTTAACCAAACATGATTCAATTAGTGAGTAATTCTTTGCTGATAAAAAATTAGATAATTTAAAGTTATATAAAATTAAAAAATCGATTTAAGCTTTTAGGTAAATAATATTTATTCAAGAGGAGTTTAAATATAATTCATATAAATATAAATAAGATTACAAAAATTAAATTTACCTATACCTGGTCGCTACATGAACTCACAGAATTCTCGCTCTGACAAAATCTTGGTTGTAGATGATTCTCCAGATAATGTGTTTTTAATCAAAACAATTTTGGAGGAAGAAGGCTACACCGTTAGCACAGCAGAAAATGGTGCTTCGGCTTTAGCACAACTAGAAGCATCTCCCTGTGACTTGGTATTGTTGGATCTGATGATGCCAGGAATGGATGGTTACGAAGTTACTCGGCGGATTCGAGGAAATGCTGCTATGCAGCAATATATCCCCATACTGCTGATTACTGCTCACGATGCGCCGAATGTCGCTAAGGGATTAGATTTAGGTGCTGATGACTTTATCCGCAAGCCTGTAACAGTGGATGAATTGTTAGCAAGAGTGCGATCGCTCTTACGCCTAAAACATAGTATCGATGAACGTGATGAAATTGCACGCCAGCGCGAAGATTTTGTCTCTCGCCTCACCCACGACTTACGCACCCCTCTCGTAGCAGCCGATCGCGTACTGATGCTGTTTCAGCAAGGTGCTTTGGGAGCCTTATCTCCGCAAATGCAGGAAGTAATTACCATCATGGCGCGTAGCAATACCAATTTGCTTTCGATGGTTAATACCTTATTGGAAGTGTACCGCTTTGAAGCCGGTCGCAAAACCTTGGCGTTTCAACCAGTGAATCTCCCTCAATTATTAGAGGAAGTAGTAGGAGAATTAACACCTTTAGTTGAAGCAAAATCACTGTCGATGAATTTAGTTATCGCAGAGAATACAACTATTAGCGAAATCATGGGCGATCGCTTAGAATTACATCGTTTATTCACTAACCTTATAGGTAATGCGATCAAATTTACTGACTCTGGCTCAGTAAATGTCCGTCTTTCTTCTGCGTTTGCAAGTGGCAAAAGTGATGAATCTCATACTTCAGAAAATTCCACCGCCAGCGACTACATTATCATTGAGGTAGAAGACACAGGTCCGGGTATTCCCCCTGAAGAACAAGCCACTTTGTTTGAGCGATTTCGCCAAGGAAGCCACAAGAGTTCTGGTAGTGGCTTAGGGTTGTATCTTTCTCGTCGAATTGTTGAAGCTCATGAAGGTACTATTCAAGTAAAATCTGAGTTTGGTAAAGGTAGCGTTTTCATTGTTATGCTACCTGTAAAATCCTAACAAAATGATGAGCCACGCTGCTGAAATTGATGGCAATCTTAAAATGATTTAAATTAAAGTTTGTCTCAAGTCAAAAAGTTTTAGTAAGAATATCATCAATAAATCTTTGCTATAAAATAAGATTGTTTACAAAAATATGATTACTGAATTACCAATTTCTGCTGCTGATATTATTCGTAAACAGCGTGACTTTTTTCAAACTGGTAAGACTAAAGATGTTAATTTTCGGATTGCACAACTAAAAAAACTTAAACAAGCAATTCTAGATAATGAACAAGCAATTGTTCAAGCATTAAAAGCCGATTTAAATAAACCAGAATTTGAAACTTACGCTACAGAGATTTTCGTCATCAAGGAAATTGATTACGCCATCAAAAATATCAAAACTTGGACTAAGCCAAAAAAAGCTCCCGTTACAATTGACTTTTTTCAATACTCAGCAAAAATTTATCCTGAACCCCTAGGAGTTGCTTTAATTATTGGGGCTTGGAATTATCCATTTAACTTAGTTATTTCACCATTAATCGGTGCGATCGCCGCAGGCAACTGTACAATTATTAAACCTTCAGAACTTGCACCTCACACCTCTAGTTTGCTGGCTGAAGTCATTGCTAAATATTTTGATCCAGCATATATTGCCCTAGTAGAAGGTGGTGTAGAAATCAGCCAACAGCTACTAGCAGAAAAGTTTGACTATATCTTTTTTACTGGTGGTACAAGTGTCGGGAAAATTGTCATGGAAGCGGCAGCAAAACACCTCACTCCAGTAACTTTGGAATTGGGCGGTAAAAGCCCTTGTATTGTCGATACTGAAATTAATTTAGAACATACATTAAAGCGAATTATTTGGGGCAAATTTCTCAATGCTGGACAAACTTGTATTGCTCCTGACTATATTTTAGTCGATAAAAAAATCAAAATAAATCTAGTAGATGGTCTCAAAAAAACTATTAAAGAATTTTATGGCAATAACCCTGCTACTAGTCCTGATTATGCCAGAATTATCTCGCAAAAACACTTTGATAGATTAGCGAATCTACTCAAATATGGTGAAGTTATTATTGGTGGCGAAACTATCCCTGAAGAGCGTTACATTGCACCAACATTAATTGATAACGTTTCCTTAGATGCTCCGATTATGCAGGAGGAGATTTTTGGCCCCATTTTGCCCATCATTGAATATTCTGACATTACAGAAGCGATCGCCTTCATTAACTCTCGACCAAAACCTCTAGCTTTATACTTATTCACTCAAAATAAAAACCTGCAAACGCGAGTTTTGCAGGAAACTTCATCTGGTGGAGTTTGTATCAACGACACAGTGATGCATTGTGGTTTGCCATCTTTGCCATTTGGTGGTGTTGGTGATAGTGGTATTGGCAGTTATCACGGAAAAGCTAGTTTTGACACCTTTTCCCATAGCAAAAGTGTCTTGCAAAACTCCTTTTTATTAGACTTAAAATGGCGTTATGCTCCCTATGAGGGCAAACTAGCTTTTCTCAAGCGACTTCTTGGTTAATAATTTTCGTCAGCTTTGTATACTTGGCCTTGGGCTTCTAGCCTAGGGCAATAACCTTAATTACGAATTAGTAATTAATTCTTAGTAGCTATAACGTTCCTCTGCCCAAGGTTCACCACGGCGATGGTAGCCATTACGCTCCCAAAAACCAAGTTCTTCACGAGTGAGAAACTCTAAACCATTAATCCATTTGGCACTTTTCCAAGCGTAGAGATGGGGAACTACTAACCGCATCGGCCCGCCATGTTCTGCTGGTAAAGGTTCACCAAATAGTTGAAAAGCAAAGAAATTTTCTTCACGCAGAAAGTCTTCCATTGAGATATTGGTAGTGTAGCCACCATAGCAGTGTTCCATAATATGAACTGCTGCTGGCTCTACCTCAATCGAACTCATAAAGTCTGTCACTTTAATGCCAGTCCACTTAACATCAAGCTTAGACCAGCGCGTTACACAGTGAAAATCCGCTGTGAATTCAGACTGAGGTAATGCCATAAAATCTGACCACGTAAAAGTGGCAGGTTTTGCTAAACCCCAAACCCGAAATTCCCATTCTTCTGTGCTAATTTGCGGAGTTGCACCATAAGTCAACACTGGGAAGCCTTTTGCTAGGTGTTGTCCGGGAGGAACGCGATCGCTTTCTGACTTCTCTGGTTTCTGAAAAAATTTTCCTAACATAACTCGTAGAAAAATTACTTTTTTCAAGTTAATTGGTTCTCTTGAGAAGATTGTCTGAGAATTTGAGCATCAGCGCTACTCTCAAGAGGAAACAAACAATAATTTGCCGAATAATCAATAGCAAAGAATAACTACGGTTACTTTACTGTTTATTAGTTATGAGGGCATCGGTCACGGGTAATAGTTATTTGAGTTTTCTCAATTACCTATTACCAATTTTTTACCAACAGAAAGAGCTTTTATTGACTACCGATCGACCATAATGCCATCAGAAAAGCAACGAGAAAGCGCTTACATAACAGCGCTGTTCGTGCTTTTCCTGACTAGGGAATTATGATTATTCTTCTTCCTCTTCTTCAGCAGATGGGTAGACAAATGTAGAGCGTCCAGTCAAAATCGACTTGCCTAGGGAAAGAGCTTTTTGAGCTTCAACAGCAGCTTTATGTCTCCAGGTAGCTCGGCGTTTATCTCGTTTAGACTTAGATGTTTTCTTCTTAGGAACAGCCATGATAGCGGATATCGCAATTCTTGACAACCTTTTTATTCTAAGCCATCCATTGACACTGGCGACAAGAACTCAGTTAGGAATTGCGATAAGGAGATAACAAGAAATTGTGAACCAAGAAGATGCAAACAACGGTTTCATTTCTACGTCCCCGTTTTCCTGCATCTTCATTCAATGGTTACTTGCTAGGGGCTGGTTGTCCTGGGGGGGGTGGAGGATTTTGTGCTGGATTGGGAGGTACTGGACTTTGTGCTGAATTGGGGGTTACAGGATTTTTTTCAAAAAACAGTAACGCTCGCGCTGTTTTAAAATAAGTCGCCCAACGCTGAGGATCGGGACGAGTACGCCATTGCGGACGAGTAACGTCTAAAGCCAAAACTGGTGCGATCGCTCCTAGGCTTTGTACGGATACAATTACTGAAACATCTGTCACCAAAATATCTTGATCGAAGCTCCGTTGAGCAGCTGCTCTAGCTGCCGCTTCTGCCCTTCTGAGTAAGGTTTCGTAATTTTCCTCTGGTAGGCGATCGATTGCCAGGTCAACTCTCGCTGTGTAAGCTCTTACAATCTGCGGGGCGATCGCTTCCCACGCAAACCAGACAGGAAAAGCAGAGAACAACAAAAATGCGATCGGAACTATCCGGATTTTTCTGGCAAATTGGCTAATAACTGAAAAGGGAATGATCGATGATGGTTGATGAGCAACTCTTCTACTCATGACCTTGTAGCTCCTTACTGAACAATCTCTAATTTAAATTGAGTGAAAGTATTTTCCGGCTAAATGATGTAATAAAACTTACATACTATCTTCATTCCGATAGGAATCTCCTAGACTATAAGACATAGGTTAACTTTGTTTTTTCAGCAAAGCCAACCACAATTTTAGGCAAGTAAAAAATAAGCGACAAAGAGGGGATGGCAAATTACTGGGCAATTACTATTGGCATCAATCAATATCATTTATTTCAACCGTTAAGTTGCGCCCAAGCTGATGCCGAGGCGCTGAAAAACTTTTTGGCTACAGAGGCAGGTTTTATACCGCAACACTGTCTGCTGATGACAGACACTTCGCCGCCGATTCAAGATAAATCGACCTATCCCACAAGGGAAAATATCCTCCTTTTATTAGAGGATTTGGCAGCATCGTATTGGCAACCGCAAGATTATGTCTGGTTGTTCTTTAGCGGTTATGGCATCAACTACAAAGGACAAGATTACTTAATGCCAGTGGAGGCGAACCCCGATCTGGTTCAGGAGACTGGCATAGAACTGCGATCGCTCATGCAAAGTCTGCAACTTACTGGGCTAAATGTATTGCTACTGCTGGATATTAACCGCGCTTTCGGTACTCAAGCAGATGCCCCAGTTGGGCAAGAAACGCTAGAACTCGCTCAAGAACTACAACTAGCAACAATTCTTTCTTGCCAACCAGAGCAATTCTCCCATGAAAGCCGCGAACTAGGTCATGGTTTCTTCACAGCAGCTTTGCTAGAAGCTTTACGTTCCGGTCGTGGTAGTAATTTGAGGGATTTGGAACGCTACCTAAGCATTGTTACACCAGAATTATGTCAACATCATTGGCGACCGACACAAAACCCGATCGCAGTTATCCCATCTCAGCAGCAAAATATCTTGCCGCAGTTGAGAGGTAATATCACACCTATTAAAAGTGAAGTAGAATCGGTTATTTTTCCTGAAGAATCCTTTGCGGTTGCACGTGCAGCACCTTCCCTCGCCGCAAGTTCCGCTAAAACTTCACAGAATTTGCCAAAAACGGCTTCACGCAGAGAACTTCAAGGAGTGGAAACTACTGTTAGCCCTAGAACTGGGCAAACAGCAGTGAGTGAGAAAGTCGAGCGTCAACCAGCCCAAAGCGCAGCAGTTCTTACCCCAGATCGGCATCTCAAACAGCAACCCCAGATGCTCCCATCTGCTCAAGAGGTAAATGTTGAGGAACGGTCGATTCCTAATTCTTCACCACCTTTTATTTCCCAAGCACCTGTAACTCACACAAAAACTCCATTTTGGAAACAGTTTTTATGGTGGGTGGGAGGCAGCTTATTAGTAGTAGGTTTAGTCGCAGTAGTTTTTCTCCGCAATCAGACACGGTTGAGAACGGCTGAAGTAGTTCAAGCATCACCAAATACTGCTACTAATGAGGCAAGAGACCTCAAGAATTTACCAAATGCTCGCGCTGTCTCTAATTCCACTACACCAACTCAACCCACCAAACCATCAAACTCGCCAGCACCTGTCAATTCCCCATCACAAAAGCGGAATCAAGCAGTGTTGGATCTGGCGAAAATGTCGCTGAGGGAAACTCAGGCTAGCGATTTAAGTTTGGCGATCGCCACGGCTCGCAAAATTCAACCAGGTGAGCCGTTGTACGAACAAGCGCAAGAAGATATTAAAATCTGGAGTCGGATGATTTTGGATTTGGCGGAAGGTCGTGCCCAGCAAAGACAGTATGGTAGTGCGGTTGCAGCGGCACAATTAATTACCAAAGACGAATCACTTTATCCCAAAGCACAGGCTCTGATTAATCAATGGCGGCTAGAGGCCAAGCAGTATGTCAGTAACAAAACTGTTTTAGATGCGGCTAATGCTTTAATTAAGCCAGGACAGGCATCTACATATAATCGTGCGATCGAAGTTGCCAAGAAAGTCCCACCCGGTCAACCAGGCTTCGATACAGCACAAAAATCAATTAATAAATGGAGTGAAAAAATTCTGGATCTGGCGAAAAATCGCGCTGTTCAAGGGGAACTCAATACAGCAGTTGAAACTGCGGCTTTAGTACCTGAGATGACATCTGCTTATGAAGATGCGCAAGAAGCCATCCAAAAATGGCAGGTAAGACGAATTAAAAATTAGTCCAAATTCCAGAGTCCAGAATCAATGGCAGTTTGCTGTAAATTCTGGACTCTTTATTTAATGACTCAAAATTGAGAAATGATAACTCAGAACTTGCAACTCAGCACTCTGTATTAACAGTACTGGGAAACATCCTCTCCACATTCATCAGCTAGATAGCATAACGCCCGGAAACGTAAGCCCACTACTTCTTCATATAAAGGATTAAGCTTACACATTGGCGGAATGTGGAATAAGGTTTTGCCAAATAATTTGACATCGCGCTCAAAAGGACACTGAGAAGGAATTAGTTTACACAAGCGGTGAGCTAATTCGCGATCGCGGACTTGAATTCTGTCTACTTTTTGTCGTAGGGGCTGGAGAATATCACAGTAAGACTTAGCAGCAGAATTTTGTAGCTGGGTTACATGGGTATTATTCGCCTCTGCTTGATTTATCGATACCCAGCTTGTCAGAAAAATTCTTTTTGTGGTATTATCGAATACCTTCATTGTTACTCCTCTATTTTCTTGAGGGTATTCACCTTAACGATGAACATATACATAGTGGCTACGACCATTCCCGGAAAAATCTTGTCCTGACTCGATGCAATCTGATGTTATCCGTAGCCGCTTTAGTCAGAACTCATTTCTAACTACGTCAAGTTAAACGCAATTTCCCTGGAATCGGAAGTATAGTCTTCCGATCTTGTTCATAACTTGACATAGTTAAGATTTTAGTGAAGACATCTACCTTTGGGTGGGTTTTTTGATAATTGTTACAAAACTTAATTATAAAATATAACACTGGGTAGAAATACTAACTGCTAAATTCTATACAGATAGGGCGGCTGATGCCTGATATCCTTTCAGTTTCAAATCCCAACAATTGAAGGGACTCGCAGATGCGCAAAATAATGTACAGCAAGATTTTAGATACCTGTATTAGATAGACAGCAGGTTTTTACCATGTATATTGGCTAATGTCAATAAAAAAGTAAGAAGTTTCTTCAATTATTCCTTCTTGCCTGACAAGTCAGTTGAAAGAATTTGTTCCCTAGTTACCCTTGACTTGTAGCTGTAATGTCAATAATGGGTATGAGGAATTAGCGCTCAATCACTAGGTAATACCATTTCACTAAAAAAATGATAAAGATAATTAAGGAAGAAATATGAGCAGAAGTTTATGGCAGGAGTCACCAAAGTAAAAATAAAGGAGTCAGCCGAGGAATTACATGAGCTGCTAAGAAAACAAAAAACAGCATTAGGTAAAGAACGGATTCAAGCGTTGTATTTACTGAAGATAAAGCAGGTAAAGACAATACAAGATTTAGCAGTGGTATTGGGCAGAGGAAGCGCGACGGTACAAAGGTGGTTAAAAGTTTATGCAGAGTCAGGAATCACTAGTCTCGTATCAAGAAAAAAAGGTTCAGGACGACCACCAATTATTAACACAGATGTTCGAGAGCAGCTTTCAAAGGAACTGGAAGACCCCCAGGGATTTAAAAGTTATGAAGAAATCCGAACATGGTTAAAAGCGGTAGAGGGTGTAGAAGCTTCATACAAAGTAGTACATGATACAGTGCGTTATCAAATGAAAGCGAAGCTAAAGGTGCCGCGTGCAGTAGGCATTAAACACCAACCAGAAGCGGAAGAAGAGTTTAAAAAAAACTCCCACAATACCTAGACGTAATTCAGAAATATGTCATATCACCAATAGATAGACAAAGAAAAATTAGGTATTGGTGTGAGGATGAAAGCCGCGTAGGACTGAAAACAGAAGCAGGAAGATTAATTACTACAAAAGGTACTAAGCCTATTGGCATCATGCAATGGAAGCGAGAAAATTTTTATTTATATGGATTGGTAGAACCATTAACTGGTGAGAATTTTATTTGGGAATTCTCTCATTTAAATGCAGCTTGTTTTCAGATTTTTCTAGAAAAATTCTCGGCTAATTATGCCCAAGATATACATATTATTCAGTTAGACAATGGTGCTTTTCATTTTAGTCAACATCTTCAGATACCAGAAAATATAATTTTGTTATTTCAACCCCCACATACACCGCAAGTTAATCCAATTGAGCGATTGTGGGAGGAAGTTAAAAGATATTTGGCGTGGGAAAGTTTTGGAGCGTTGGATGAATTAAGACAATTTATCTGGAAGCGTTTGGAGAAATTAAACACATCAACCATTGCTTCTATTACAGGTTGGGACTTTATTCTTGATGCTTTATTTGAATCAAATTTTTCGTGAATTGGTATAACGCGAGTGACTGTCCTTCAATTTGCAATCTATGGCGTGTTAGCGCTGACTTACCTGGGGTTGGCAATAGGCTACATTCCAGGTTTACGCATGAACCGTGCCACTATTGCCTTAGTGGGATCTGCCTTTTTAATTGCTTTAGGTGCTGTAAATTTACCGGAAGCATGGCAAGCAATTGATGCCAACACCATCATATTTTTACTGAGCATGATGGTAGTTAACGCTAACCTAGCCTATGCAGGGTTTTTTGGGCGATCGCTCTCAATGCTGTTGAGCATCACTCGCAGCCCTCTAGGTTTGGTGATTGCTTTAACCTTTAGTAGCGGTATCCTTTCTGCCGTATTTCTCAACGACACCATAGCGCTAATTTTTACACCGTTTACATTGAACCTAACTCAAG
The genomic region above belongs to Calothrix sp. NIES-2098 and contains:
- a CDS encoding NACHT domain family protein: MSLPKSFLTQLEQYSELSNREKTVFVEIFGNGKSRVQVTQALNISDSNLSSCLTGIYKKFSINGSGPVKETRLREYLEKRYSHQKLSGSSTAEVAEDDIDALVQEIREQVKPSIKEKCGTMRVLDMPQPIELTGERGIYTNVNILEKITGRRRLDISELLHNSDPDDFERFGLNRIKEERVSGLEAVQRHHKLMVLGKPGAGKSTFLKYLAMQYIEGEYLTNRVPLFIALKDFAEAPKQPDLLEYIAQKLTVCGVQNASVKADKLLRQGKLLVLLDGLDEVREEDTKHVLLQIRDISDQFHTNQFVITCRIAAKEYTFEKFTEVEVADFNKDQIAIFAQNWFRLTDPVKGESFIQKLNENIPIQELATNPLLLTLLCLVFGENGSFPANRSELYKEGLDVLLKKWDAKRNIERDQVYKSLSLYRKEDLLSQIALTTFEQKDYFFKQKTVEAYIADFIRNLRDARTDPKELELDSEVVLKSIEAQHGLLVERAKGIYSFSHLTFHEYFAAREIVANSIWEKLLEYITDKRWREVFLLTVGMMRKADELVLSMKRKIDDIVANDKKIQEFLVYINEKATLANSLANTTIIRNFYFDVLIRLNLYGITIDYPSCIETFFTVKNLSSFQLKKLLGDIGNNCLLDFYLIRIFNLSNITISSNESIDKLLLQKKLKRFNPYFVKLFDGLINFTSDNDLIFEINKLHNELPYPGEEIKFQLWANSNINDWRETLISTMVKYRNIKCNWEFSTIQSYLLIIYNDANELLVDCMRNAYVSLEVREQIEKSLLLPVTKI
- a CDS encoding response regulator receiver sensor signal transduction histidine kinase codes for the protein MNSQNSRSDKILVVDDSPDNVFLIKTILEEEGYTVSTAENGASALAQLEASPCDLVLLDLMMPGMDGYEVTRRIRGNAAMQQYIPILLITAHDAPNVAKGLDLGADDFIRKPVTVDELLARVRSLLRLKHSIDERDEIARQREDFVSRLTHDLRTPLVAADRVLMLFQQGALGALSPQMQEVITIMARSNTNLLSMVNTLLEVYRFEAGRKTLAFQPVNLPQLLEEVVGELTPLVEAKSLSMNLVIAENTTISEIMGDRLELHRLFTNLIGNAIKFTDSGSVNVRLSSAFASGKSDESHTSENSTASDYIIIEVEDTGPGIPPEEQATLFERFRQGSHKSSGSGLGLYLSRRIVEAHEGTIQVKSEFGKGSVFIVMLPVKS
- a CDS encoding aldehyde dehydrogenase codes for the protein MITELPISAADIIRKQRDFFQTGKTKDVNFRIAQLKKLKQAILDNEQAIVQALKADLNKPEFETYATEIFVIKEIDYAIKNIKTWTKPKKAPVTIDFFQYSAKIYPEPLGVALIIGAWNYPFNLVISPLIGAIAAGNCTIIKPSELAPHTSSLLAEVIAKYFDPAYIALVEGGVEISQQLLAEKFDYIFFTGGTSVGKIVMEAAAKHLTPVTLELGGKSPCIVDTEINLEHTLKRIIWGKFLNAGQTCIAPDYILVDKKIKINLVDGLKKTIKEFYGNNPATSPDYARIISQKHFDRLANLLKYGEVIIGGETIPEERYIAPTLIDNVSLDAPIMQEEIFGPILPIIEYSDITEAIAFINSRPKPLALYLFTQNKNLQTRVLQETSSGGVCINDTVMHCGLPSLPFGGVGDSGIGSYHGKASFDTFSHSKSVLQNSFLLDLKWRYAPYEGKLAFLKRLLG
- a CDS encoding oxidoreductase molybdopterin binding protein gives rise to the protein MLGKFFQKPEKSESDRVPPGQHLAKGFPVLTYGATPQISTEEWEFRVWGLAKPATFTWSDFMALPQSEFTADFHCVTRWSKLDVKWTGIKVTDFMSSIEVEPAAVHIMEHCYGGYTTNISMEDFLREENFFAFQLFGEPLPAEHGGPMRLVVPHLYAWKSAKWINGLEFLTREELGFWERNGYHRRGEPWAEERYSY
- the rpmF gene encoding 50S ribosomal protein L32, whose translation is MAVPKKKTSKSKRDKRRATWRHKAAVEAQKALSLGKSILTGRSTFVYPSAEEEEEE
- a CDS encoding peptidase C14 caspase catalytic subunit p20; this translates as MANYWAITIGINQYHLFQPLSCAQADAEALKNFLATEAGFIPQHCLLMTDTSPPIQDKSTYPTRENILLLLEDLAASYWQPQDYVWLFFSGYGINYKGQDYLMPVEANPDLVQETGIELRSLMQSLQLTGLNVLLLLDINRAFGTQADAPVGQETLELAQELQLATILSCQPEQFSHESRELGHGFFTAALLEALRSGRGSNLRDLERYLSIVTPELCQHHWRPTQNPIAVIPSQQQNILPQLRGNITPIKSEVESVIFPEESFAVARAAPSLAASSAKTSQNLPKTASRRELQGVETTVSPRTGQTAVSEKVERQPAQSAAVLTPDRHLKQQPQMLPSAQEVNVEERSIPNSSPPFISQAPVTHTKTPFWKQFLWWVGGSLLVVGLVAVVFLRNQTRLRTAEVVQASPNTATNEARDLKNLPNARAVSNSTTPTQPTKPSNSPAPVNSPSQKRNQAVLDLAKMSLRETQASDLSLAIATARKIQPGEPLYEQAQEDIKIWSRMILDLAEGRAQQRQYGSAVAAAQLITKDESLYPKAQALINQWRLEAKQYVSNKTVLDAANALIKPGQASTYNRAIEVAKKVPPGQPGFDTAQKSINKWSEKILDLAKNRAVQGELNTAVETAALVPEMTSAYEDAQEAIQKWQVRRIKN
- a CDS encoding Mo-dependent nitrogenase family protein; translated protein: MKVFDNTTKRIFLTSWVSINQAEANNTHVTQLQNSAAKSYCDILQPLRQKVDRIQVRDRELAHRLCKLIPSQCPFERDVKLFGKTLFHIPPMCKLNPLYEEVVGLRFRALCYLADECGEDVSQYC
- a CDS encoding putative transposase, producing the protein MAGVTKVKIKESAEELHELLRKQKTALGKERIQALYLLKIKQVKTIQDLAVVLGRGSATVQRWLKVYAESGITSLVSRKKGSGRPPIINTDVREQLSKELEDPQGFKSYEEIRTWLKAVEGVEASYKVVHDTVRYQMKAKLKVPRAVGIKHQPEAEEEFKKNSHNT
- a CDS encoding transposase family protein encodes the protein MQWKRENFYLYGLVEPLTGENFIWEFSHLNAACFQIFLEKFSANYAQDIHIIQLDNGAFHFSQHLQIPENIILLFQPPHTPQVNPIERLWEEVKRYLAWESFGALDELRQFIWKRLEKLNTSTIASITGWDFILDALFESNFS